The DNA segment GGAGCTGCGCCTTTAGCTTTTCAACTTTGAGTTTCCCATCCTTGAGTCGGTTGCAGGCCTCGGCGACTTCCTCGATATAGAGCTCAAAAATGTTCCGCCGGCGGTATTCGCCCTCTGCCCGCTCGCGCCGCCGTAAAAAGATGCCCAGCCGCCGACCGCACTCGCGCAGCGCCAACGTGATCTCTTTGCGGATCTCGTCGTAATCGGCGATCGCTTCCTTCGACTCGCTCGTGAAGGGGACCCACACGGAAGCCATGTGGACGAAGATCACCATCGGGCCGGAGGGAAGCGCGCCACGCGACTGGGCGATACCGTAATTTTTCCACTTCGTATCAAGCACCGCTTTGAAGGTCGAGCAGGCGGACTGCTGATAGAGCAGCGGCACGCGGTTGGCGTAGCGGATCACGCGGGCCAACTCACTGTCCTCATCCTCTTGCCGTACCTCACCCTCAGCCAGCGGCTGCGCAGCCGGCTTCGGTTCCGCTGTACCCCCCTCTGGTCGGTTGCCGTAGGCCAGGCCAGCTTCAATGATAAAGGGGTTGCCACGGTAGACGGCAGGCGGGCGGCTCACCGCCGTGTAGAACTCGCCCTTGATCTGCTGGTACAGACCCGAGAGGATCGCCTGTTCACCGATAGGCGCCAGGCAGTTTGTCGGCGGGGCCATGATCTTCGTCGTCTGGATCGTCTTGTAGAGCATCTCGGCCGGATGCCCATGGAGAGCGTGCGGGCGGACCGCGGGCAACAGCTTAGCCGCCTTACACATTTCTTGTGCGACGGCCGGCGACACGCGGCAGAAATCGCTCGCGAGAAAACCCGCCAGCGAGTGACTTTTCGTGTCGTGCAGCATCTTGAGGAACATACCGAACTCGATGCCGTAGGGATGCGGCTTGATCTCCTTGGGCTGCGGCGGCAGCTCCGTATGCGTGCGCGAGTAGATCTTCGTCTCCTCCTCCGGCGTCACATAGGTGAGCTGCACGTGCGGATTGGCGATGATCGTCTGTTCCAGATACTCATCCACCGAGGCGCGCCCCTTCTGATACCGCCCCTCGACTTCGAGCGTCACCTGCGTGCCGCGTGGCTGCGCCCACTCCCCCTGCTTGCTTTCGAGAATGCGCGGCTCGTTTTTCTTGGTGTCAATCTGCACTTCGAAGTAGTGGGCCGCCGTGCGCGCGCTCGTGCGCGAGATAATCTTCACCGGCTTACCGGTGGTGAGCTGGCCATACATGCCGGCCGCCGAGATGCCGATGCCCTGCTGGCCCCGGCTCATCCGCAAGCGATGGAATTTGGAACCGTACAACAGCTTGGCGAAGATGCGCGGAATCTGCTGCTTGACGATGCCGGGCCCGTTGTCGGTGACCGTGATGCGAAACCGCGTGGCCTGGCTGGCGGACGACGTCGCATTGCCCTCCGGCACCACTTCGAGCTTCACCAAAATGTCGGGCAGAATGCCCGCTTCTTCGGACGCGTCTAACGCGTTGTCTACGGCTTCCTTGACACAAGTCAGCAGGGCCTTGCGCGGATTGTCAAAGCCGAGCAGGTGCCGGTTTTTTGTGAAGAACTCGGAGACGGAAATCTCCCGTTGCCGTGCGCCCATCTCGACGGCAGTCACAGCTGGCGCAGCGTTGGCCACGCGTGGCGCCTTGGCCGGTTCAGCCGGCTCGGTCACTGGCTTAGAGGATTTCGGAGAAGACTTGGCGTGGGAGTGTGGTTGTGACGAAGCTGCCGCTGACTTAGCCATTCCCCCTCTAAATTCGATGCTGGGCACGCCCTACTTAACACAGATGCCGGACAGCAGTAAACATGCCGGCGGCGTTTGCGGACGCAGGCCCGCCTTGCTATCATGCGCCCCGAAGGAGCACTCGATGGGATTCGAACCGCACTACATTGTCGTAGAGGGCCAGATCTTCGGCAAAACCAAGCTGGTGCTGGACAACCACGTCTACAAGAACTGCCAGATTGA comes from the Nitrospira sp. genome and includes:
- a CDS encoding DNA topoisomerase VI subunit B, which produces MTAVEMGARQREISVSEFFTKNRHLLGFDNPRKALLTCVKEAVDNALDASEEAGILPDILVKLEVVPEGNATSSASQATRFRITVTDNGPGIVKQQIPRIFAKLLYGSKFHRLRMSRGQQGIGISAAGMYGQLTTGKPVKIISRTSARTAAHYFEVQIDTKKNEPRILESKQGEWAQPRGTQVTLEVEGRYQKGRASVDEYLEQTIIANPHVQLTYVTPEEETKIYSRTHTELPPQPKEIKPHPYGIEFGMFLKMLHDTKSHSLAGFLASDFCRVSPAVAQEMCKAAKLLPAVRPHALHGHPAEMLYKTIQTTKIMAPPTNCLAPIGEQAILSGLYQQIKGEFYTAVSRPPAVYRGNPFIIEAGLAYGNRPEGGTAEPKPAAQPLAEGEVRQEDEDSELARVIRYANRVPLLYQQSACSTFKAVLDTKWKNYGIAQSRGALPSGPMVIFVHMASVWVPFTSESKEAIADYDEIRKEITLALRECGRRLGIFLRRRERAEGEYRRRNIFELYIEEVAEACNRLKDGKLKVEKLKAQLQKIAKSRTGGQKTDETLGKAGSGPEGLPHSIIVTPEGVEGEGAVGARVPVPTKPAPGAQAELFEEKSGRGQPEKKSAKTPAIAQAKKRKK